A region from the Pseudodesulfovibrio sp. JC047 genome encodes:
- a CDS encoding NAD(P)-dependent oxidoreductase, with translation MGKHIIEEASRCLQCKKPLCSKGCPISTPINEVIKLLLDGKTFEAGELLFNNNPLSVVCSLICPHENFCEGHCILGRKSAPIQVSDIENYISNYYLEHISLRKPEHANNGKKIAIVGSGPAGLTVAFILASKGFDVTIFESEDKIGGVLQYGIPEFRLPKRILVKLKKLLERLGVKIRPNMLIGPIITLDDLLRDGYKAIFIGTGVWSPKPLRIKGETLGNVHYAINYLKNPKVYSLGKRVVVIGAGNVAMDVARTARRKGAEEVLVLYRRGEENMTATKYEYEYAKIDGVSFRFYTTPLELLDDGVRCIKTEMVQDGDSSRLVQVEGSEHFIQADTMFIAASQAPRDNLSGIEVGKTGLIITNEDGRTTREGIFASGDVVTGAKTVAEAVNLSKRSAQAIMEYVATLDA, from the coding sequence ATGGGAAAACATATCATTGAAGAGGCGAGTCGCTGTTTGCAATGCAAAAAACCGTTGTGCAGCAAGGGATGCCCGATCAGCACGCCGATCAACGAAGTCATTAAACTCTTGCTCGACGGCAAAACTTTTGAAGCCGGGGAATTGTTATTCAACAATAACCCGCTTTCGGTGGTGTGTTCATTAATTTGTCCGCATGAAAATTTTTGCGAAGGACATTGCATTCTTGGTCGAAAAAGTGCGCCGATTCAGGTGAGTGACATTGAAAATTATATTTCCAATTATTATTTGGAACACATCTCATTAAGAAAGCCGGAACATGCAAACAATGGCAAGAAAATTGCCATCGTCGGATCAGGACCGGCCGGATTGACCGTGGCGTTTATTCTTGCATCCAAAGGGTTTGATGTGACGATTTTCGAGTCCGAAGACAAGATTGGCGGCGTCCTTCAATACGGTATCCCTGAATTTCGTCTGCCAAAGCGGATTTTGGTGAAGCTCAAGAAGTTGTTGGAACGACTGGGCGTCAAAATCCGTCCGAACATGCTCATCGGCCCGATCATTACCCTCGATGATTTGTTGCGTGACGGGTACAAAGCTATTTTCATCGGAACCGGCGTGTGGAGTCCAAAGCCATTGCGGATCAAGGGCGAAACATTGGGAAATGTCCATTACGCGATTAATTATCTCAAGAATCCCAAGGTGTATTCTTTGGGTAAACGTGTGGTTGTCATTGGTGCCGGAAACGTGGCCATGGATGTTGCCCGGACCGCTCGGCGCAAGGGCGCGGAAGAAGTCCTTGTCCTGTACCGTCGTGGCGAGGAAAACATGACCGCCACCAAATATGAATATGAATACGCCAAAATCGACGGTGTTTCATTTCGTTTTTATACCACACCGTTGGAACTTCTTGATGACGGCGTGCGATGTATCAAGACCGAAATGGTGCAGGACGGAGATTCCTCGAGGCTCGTTCAGGTGGAAGGAAGTGAACATTTTATCCAGGCTGATACGATGTTCATCGCAGCCAGCCAGGCTCCCAGAGACAATTTGTCTGGTATCGAAGTCGGGAAAACAGGGTTGATTATCACCAATGAAGATGGTCGCACCACTCGCGAAGGCATTTTCGCATCAGGCGATGTGGTGACCGGCGCCAAGACTGTGGCTGAGGCCGTGAATCTGTCCAAACGGTCCGCTCAGGCTATCATGGAGTATGTTGCGACACTTGATGCATAA
- a CDS encoding redoxin domain-containing protein: MQLSLKMHAPDFTLVDVKNRTISLSDFKGEYVLLVFNRGFL, from the coding sequence ATGCAATTGTCTTTAAAGATGCACGCTCCCGATTTTACCCTTGTCGATGTCAAAAATCGCACGATTTCACTTTCTGATTTTAAAGGGGAATATGTCCTGTTGGTCTTCAATAGAGGGTTCCTGTGA
- a CDS encoding cytochrome P460 family protein, which translates to MKKCCVIALFLTCALTLLAGTVMAEDMPGPDSAKLWEYITTVDPYTEWGFWPDHEGMQDGRAPHGPKHKVFVNATGLKCMMAPVMPGTIEVKENYSEDEKELLVITVMYKIKGYNPDAGDWYWVKYMPDGTVKKAGKPAGCIGCHATRVANDYILVHEFK; encoded by the coding sequence ATGAAAAAATGTTGTGTGATTGCCCTTTTCCTGACGTGTGCTCTGACACTTTTGGCAGGAACAGTAATGGCCGAAGACATGCCTGGTCCCGATTCCGCGAAATTGTGGGAATACATCACCACGGTTGATCCGTACACCGAATGGGGATTTTGGCCAGACCACGAGGGAATGCAGGACGGGCGTGCTCCTCATGGGCCGAAACACAAAGTCTTTGTCAATGCGACGGGGTTGAAATGCATGATGGCTCCAGTGATGCCCGGAACCATTGAAGTGAAGGAAAATTATAGTGAGGACGAAAAAGAGTTGTTGGTGATTACTGTCATGTATAAAATTAAGGGATACAATCCTGATGCCGGGGATTGGTATTGGGTCAAATATATGCCTGATGGAACCGTGAAAAAAGCCGGGAAGCCCGCAGGGTGTATCGGGTGCCATGCGACGCGGGTTGCCAATGACTATATTCTCGTACATGAATTCAAATAG
- a CDS encoding MGMT family protein, with product MPVVPFTQKVIDLIHAIPAGKVSTYGHIAAMAGNRRAARQVARILHSFSRKEALPWHRVINKQGQISLPRSHGYEMQKKRLEAEGVIFDTSDTIDLNVFLWRSETP from the coding sequence ATGCCTGTTGTACCATTTACCCAAAAAGTCATTGATCTCATTCATGCCATCCCCGCCGGCAAAGTCAGTACCTATGGACATATCGCAGCCATGGCAGGGAATCGCCGGGCCGCTCGACAAGTCGCTCGAATCCTTCATTCCTTTTCTCGAAAAGAAGCACTGCCATGGCACCGGGTCATCAACAAACAAGGGCAGATCTCACTCCCCCGTTCACATGGATATGAAATGCAAAAGAAACGACTCGAAGCCGAAGGTGTGATTTTTGACACATCTGACACCATTGACCTCAACGTCTTCCTGTGGCGAAGTGAAACCCCATGA
- a CDS encoding DUF1499 domain-containing protein, producing the protein MKHTHLHAVSCVLILFALGACTSKVPELGMRDGLFAPCGTSQECLSSQANDAHHAIAPIVTTKTPEIVMVDLGNAIESIFGGTVLLVEGKYLRAEFKNSFFRTVDDAEFYYDEPAGEIQIHILSRSGWFDFGNNRDRIEEIRRQMKQ; encoded by the coding sequence ATGAAACATACACACCTACACGCTGTATCCTGTGTCTTGATTCTTTTTGCCCTTGGAGCCTGCACCAGTAAAGTACCGGAACTCGGTATGCGTGACGGCTTGTTCGCTCCTTGCGGAACATCTCAAGAATGCCTTTCCTCCCAGGCCAATGATGCCCACCACGCAATCGCACCGATAGTCACGACCAAAACCCCGGAAATTGTCATGGTCGATCTGGGCAATGCCATTGAATCCATTTTTGGAGGGACTGTTCTGCTTGTGGAAGGGAAATATCTTCGCGCGGAATTCAAAAATTCATTCTTTCGCACCGTTGATGATGCAGAATTTTATTATGATGAACCTGCCGGAGAAATCCAGATTCATATACTATCCCGCAGCGGCTGGTTTGATTTTGGGAACAATCGCGATCGAATAGAAGAAATCCGGCGGCAGATGAAGCAGTAA
- a CDS encoding ferredoxin, with amino-acid sequence MAITIDPDECIGCESCVEICPEVFEMDEDGEKAVVIKPDSTADCVDEAIETCPNEAISR; translated from the coding sequence ATGGCTATTACTATCGACCCGGATGAATGTATCGGCTGTGAATCCTGTGTTGAAATTTGTCCCGAAGTTTTTGAAATGGACGAAGACGGTGAAAAGGCTGTTGTGATAAAACCCGATTCCACTGCGGACTGTGTGGATGAAGCCATTGAAACATGTCCGAATGAAGCCATTTCACGGTAA
- a CDS encoding adenylate/guanylate cyclase domain-containing protein, whose translation MNTTKKIIFKRDQAILLAAGMAITIFMILLFTNQPQILSFLELKIYDQYIQRYHKPAATGVPVIIDLDEKSLTEKGQWPWPRYRVALLMKYLQAYGAAAVATDIIFVEPDRTSPQIIRRDVLRDLKFSIDFTGLPADFEDYDRLLAANLAGGPFVLAIDFMNPTQRAQKTLPPPHECPIVPIKVAVIASPGAISPHDVLPRGDHMICPIPTLAKTGNRTGFITIAPDADSVYRRAPLLYSYHNQIYPSLALASLMQAMDTDSIILKMCSVGIESIKIKGTVIPTDHHGRLLVNYRGKMKTFEYISASDVLNRKLPDGALQGRIALIGTSASGLKDLRPTPLDPHAPGVETHATIIDNILSNQFIVIPDWVKGIEFSGMVAAGLLTTLLLMWARASWLILPLIGLGYAMWYGSVLIFQEQRYFLSPLYSYLTLGLTFTTLTMLKFWREERAKKFIHGAFAHYLAPSVISQIMNNPEALTLEGQEKDITIQFSDVRNFTSLSEQLTPTQVTDLLHDYLTPMTRIITEHHGTLDKFIGDAVMAFWNAPLDVPNHQQHAVTTALAQLAHLETLNEEFLETYGFAIAIGIGIHSGPVRVGNMGSADLFDYTLIGDNVNLASRLEGLTKYYGQKLVVSQSIVDACDATYHFRQLDTVRVKGKHKPVTIYTVYTANEADARKEELDLSERAHQAYLAMDFKKAKTLFTELHETGNDTTLYTVYIERCDHLVANPPDSDWDGVFTHKSK comes from the coding sequence ATGAACACAACAAAAAAAATCATCTTCAAAAGAGATCAGGCCATTCTTCTTGCTGCGGGGATGGCCATTACGATTTTCATGATCCTTCTTTTTACCAATCAGCCACAAATCCTTTCCTTCCTTGAACTAAAAATATATGATCAATACATTCAAAGATATCATAAGCCAGCAGCAACCGGTGTGCCAGTCATCATCGATCTGGATGAAAAAAGCCTGACAGAAAAAGGCCAATGGCCATGGCCGCGCTATCGAGTCGCCTTACTGATGAAGTACCTTCAGGCCTATGGAGCGGCAGCCGTCGCCACGGATATCATTTTTGTCGAACCCGATCGGACCTCGCCACAAATCATCAGACGTGATGTCCTCAGAGATTTGAAGTTCTCCATTGATTTCACCGGGCTTCCCGCTGATTTTGAAGACTATGACAGGCTATTGGCAGCCAACCTCGCAGGTGGACCGTTTGTTCTCGCCATCGATTTCATGAATCCCACGCAACGGGCTCAAAAGACGTTACCTCCCCCTCATGAATGTCCTATCGTCCCAATCAAAGTCGCTGTCATTGCTTCACCCGGAGCCATCTCTCCCCATGATGTCCTGCCCCGGGGAGACCATATGATCTGCCCGATTCCGACCTTGGCAAAAACGGGCAATCGCACCGGATTTATTACCATAGCACCGGATGCCGACTCGGTCTATCGACGCGCCCCATTGTTATATAGTTACCACAACCAAATATATCCGAGTCTGGCATTGGCTTCGCTCATGCAGGCCATGGACACAGACAGCATCATTCTCAAAATGTGCTCCGTCGGTATAGAATCAATCAAAATCAAAGGGACTGTCATTCCGACGGATCATCACGGCCGCCTGCTCGTCAATTACCGGGGGAAAATGAAGACTTTTGAATATATCAGTGCATCGGATGTGCTCAATCGGAAACTCCCTGACGGAGCACTCCAGGGCCGTATAGCCCTGATCGGTACGTCGGCCTCGGGACTGAAGGACCTTCGCCCCACACCGCTTGATCCCCATGCACCGGGCGTGGAAACCCATGCCACAATCATTGATAATATTCTATCAAACCAGTTCATTGTCATCCCGGACTGGGTCAAAGGCATCGAATTTTCCGGCATGGTTGCTGCCGGATTGCTCACGACACTGCTTCTCATGTGGGCACGAGCATCCTGGCTGATTCTCCCGTTAATAGGTCTGGGATACGCCATGTGGTACGGATCAGTGCTGATTTTTCAAGAGCAACGGTATTTCCTGTCGCCGCTCTATTCCTATTTGACGCTGGGACTCACTTTCACCACGTTGACCATGCTCAAATTCTGGCGAGAGGAACGTGCCAAAAAATTCATCCACGGCGCATTCGCACACTATCTTGCCCCATCGGTCATTTCCCAAATCATGAATAATCCCGAAGCCCTGACCTTGGAAGGACAGGAAAAAGACATCACCATCCAATTTTCAGATGTGCGCAACTTCACATCGCTTTCGGAACAACTGACGCCGACACAGGTGACGGACCTTCTCCACGACTACCTCACCCCCATGACCCGCATCATCACGGAACACCATGGGACTTTGGATAAATTCATTGGCGACGCGGTCATGGCTTTCTGGAATGCGCCACTGGACGTCCCCAACCACCAGCAACACGCAGTCACAACCGCTCTGGCACAATTGGCTCATCTTGAAACACTCAATGAAGAATTTCTTGAAACATACGGCTTTGCCATTGCTATCGGCATCGGCATCCATTCCGGTCCTGTCCGCGTTGGCAACATGGGATCGGCTGACCTCTTTGACTACACGCTTATCGGTGACAACGTGAATCTGGCCTCGCGACTTGAGGGATTGACAAAATATTACGGACAAAAATTGGTCGTTAGTCAATCTATAGTTGACGCCTGCGATGCAACATACCATTTCCGACAACTGGACACTGTTCGCGTCAAAGGGAAACACAAACCGGTCACCATTTACACGGTCTATACCGCAAACGAAGCCGATGCGCGCAAAGAAGAACTCGACCTGTCCGAAAGAGCACATCAAGCCTATCTGGCCATGGATTTCAAAAAGGCCAAAACCCTGTTCACAGAACTGCATGAAACCGGCAACGACACCACGCTTTACACCGTGTATATTGAGCGGTGCGACCACCTGGTGGCCAATCCGCCCGACTCTGACTGGGACGGCGTGTTCACCCACAAGAGCAAATAA
- a CDS encoding FAD-dependent oxidoreductase, which translates to MNYVIVGNGVSAIGAIEGIRQHDSAGSITVISDEAVLTYGRPLISYYLSDKIKFETLPFRPETFYEKNGVEMRLDSRVLSLDPYEKKLTLDTGDTVSYDKLLLATGGTPVTPDLPGITGSGVHNFTTVAHAETLKELVDTVRKVVVIGAGLIALKAAEGFAEKGVDVTIVVRSRIMRTYFDETAGELIVDHLEKNGIRFMQGTGTKEIVRNADGAITGVETDSGFVEADVVIVAAGVRPNMGLASQAGLTTQQGIRVNDFLTTSDADVFAAGDVAEAKDLLTGEYTVRPIWPNAYTQGRYAGMNMAGADTPYTGGMSMNSITYYGLPTISVGETNHADDTEYETTVHLDREKSIYRKLIFRENVLVGCILIGDIDAAGFYTSFIKNGFVLDAAGKERLMDGDPSPALWPDSFIEAMMNNP; encoded by the coding sequence ATGAATTACGTTATTGTCGGAAATGGCGTTTCGGCCATCGGAGCCATTGAGGGAATTCGTCAACATGATTCGGCTGGCTCCATCACGGTTATCAGTGATGAGGCTGTTTTGACATATGGACGTCCGCTCATTTCCTATTACTTATCAGATAAAATCAAATTTGAAACCCTGCCGTTTCGTCCGGAAACGTTTTATGAAAAAAATGGGGTTGAAATGCGTCTTGATTCAAGGGTGTTATCTCTTGATCCATACGAGAAAAAACTCACATTGGATACAGGTGACACCGTTTCCTATGACAAATTGTTACTCGCAACAGGTGGCACGCCAGTCACGCCGGACCTGCCTGGTATCACTGGGAGCGGGGTCCATAATTTTACCACCGTGGCGCATGCGGAAACGCTCAAGGAGTTGGTGGATACCGTCAGGAAAGTCGTGGTGATCGGTGCCGGGTTGATCGCCTTGAAAGCCGCCGAAGGGTTTGCGGAAAAAGGCGTTGATGTGACCATTGTCGTGCGGTCTCGCATCATGCGGACCTATTTTGATGAGACGGCCGGAGAATTGATTGTCGATCATTTAGAAAAAAATGGCATTCGATTCATGCAAGGCACTGGTACCAAGGAAATCGTTCGAAATGCGGATGGGGCGATCACCGGTGTGGAGACGGATTCCGGGTTTGTCGAAGCGGATGTGGTTATTGTTGCCGCAGGTGTCCGTCCCAACATGGGGCTGGCCTCTCAGGCCGGTTTGACAACGCAGCAGGGAATTCGGGTCAATGACTTTCTGACCACCAGTGATGCGGATGTGTTTGCTGCCGGGGATGTGGCCGAGGCAAAAGATCTTTTGACCGGAGAGTATACGGTGCGACCCATTTGGCCCAACGCATACACTCAGGGGCGATACGCCGGGATGAATATGGCCGGTGCCGATACTCCGTATACCGGCGGCATGTCCATGAATTCCATCACGTATTACGGGTTGCCGACTATTTCCGTTGGAGAAACCAATCATGCAGATGACACCGAATATGAAACAACGGTTCATCTGGATCGGGAAAAGTCCATTTACCGAAAATTGATTTTCAGGGAAAATGTTCTGGTCGGGTGTATCCTGATTGGAGATATCGATGCCGCCGGGTTTTATACCAGTTTTATCAAAAACGGTTTCGTGTTGGATGCGGCCGGCAAAGAGCGACTCATGGATGGAGACCCGTCACCAGCTCTTTGGCCGGACAGCTTCATCGAAGCCATGATGAATAATCCATAA
- a CDS encoding biotin carboxylase N-terminal domain-containing protein has protein sequence MSIQGNKVLIANRGEIAVRIMEACSDLGVPFVALYTEEDAQSGHIDVAKRLGGEKSLYRIHNYLDAGDILSVADESGATAIHPGYGFFSENYRFARRVVNRDRPMTFIGPSWEVIRDLGDKINTKRLARTLGVPTVPGSDRAIYDELEAESIAESLFEFQTKMGISRPVVLVKASAGGGGMGIDEVEDMARFRQTYRRIRNYSLRTFNDEGVLIEQRVFNFNHLEVQIASDRTGLNPVHFGTRNCSVQSPGLQKRIEVAPGFWPENLGYTFDAQKLMNDITEYSLSIAREIKYDNVGTWEWIVTPDGSPFLMEVNTRIQVENGVSACIASTKGNNDVDLVREQIRIGLGEELGYTQKDVSFDGVSIEYRLIAEDTTNGFTPWVGKIEELKWTDREWLSLHTHVPLDRTYQIPTEYDPNLALAIIWGKDLKEAKKRGLEFLNDLKLNGGDSSGAGMKSNIPFLIEKTANLLEF, from the coding sequence GTGAGCATTCAGGGAAATAAAGTACTCATTGCCAATAGAGGCGAAATCGCTGTTCGGATCATGGAGGCATGTTCCGATCTGGGCGTTCCATTTGTCGCCCTGTATACGGAAGAAGACGCCCAATCCGGGCATATCGATGTCGCCAAACGACTTGGTGGCGAAAAGTCACTCTACCGTATCCACAATTACCTCGATGCCGGAGATATTCTGTCTGTGGCGGATGAATCCGGTGCAACCGCTATCCATCCGGGCTACGGATTTTTCTCGGAAAATTACCGTTTTGCCAGACGAGTGGTCAATCGGGATCGCCCCATGACCTTTATTGGACCATCATGGGAGGTCATTCGTGACCTTGGCGACAAAATCAACACGAAGCGGCTGGCCCGCACATTGGGCGTGCCCACCGTCCCCGGTTCAGACCGGGCTATATACGATGAATTGGAAGCGGAATCCATTGCCGAAAGCCTCTTTGAATTCCAGACAAAAATGGGCATTTCCCGCCCTGTAGTTCTGGTCAAGGCATCCGCTGGCGGTGGCGGCATGGGCATCGATGAAGTTGAGGACATGGCTCGTTTCAGGCAGACCTATCGTCGTATTCGCAACTACTCGCTGCGGACATTCAACGACGAAGGCGTTCTTATCGAGCAACGGGTTTTCAACTTCAATCATCTCGAAGTCCAGATCGCCTCGGACCGGACCGGTTTGAATCCGGTTCATTTCGGCACACGGAACTGCTCCGTCCAGAGTCCGGGCCTGCAAAAACGAATCGAAGTCGCTCCCGGCTTCTGGCCTGAAAATCTCGGCTATACATTCGATGCCCAAAAACTCATGAACGACATTACCGAATATTCACTCTCCATCGCCCGTGAGATCAAATACGACAACGTGGGCACCTGGGAATGGATTGTCACCCCGGACGGGTCACCATTCCTCATGGAAGTGAATACCCGTATTCAGGTGGAAAATGGAGTTTCAGCCTGCATTGCCTCAACAAAAGGCAACAATGACGTCGATCTGGTCAGAGAACAAATTCGAATCGGACTTGGCGAAGAGCTGGGATACACCCAAAAGGACGTTTCTTTCGATGGCGTGAGCATCGAATATCGTCTCATTGCCGAAGACACGACCAACGGATTCACCCCATGGGTCGGCAAGATCGAAGAACTCAAATGGACGGACCGCGAGTGGCTTTCCTTGCACACGCACGTTCCACTTGATCGCACCTATCAAATTCCAACAGAATATGACCCCAATCTGGCCTTGGCCATCATTTGGGGCAAAGATCTGAAAGAAGCCAAGAAACGTGGCCTGGAATTTCTGAACGACCTCAAACTCAACGGTGGGGACTCAAGCGGTGCTGGCATGAAGTCCAACATCCCCTTCCTGATTGAGAAAACAGCAAATCTGCTTGAATTCTAA
- a CDS encoding carboxyl transferase domain-containing protein, with protein sequence MNIEKKLQDLQERVTYARDILGGTPRSELDAFSKEIAEFSAKNTELTDELQNRALDSLDARLIAMESAIDTQLTAMDKVRIVRHPQRMCLKDILENVYDNYTEIGGQDEHSIDPGMLIARAYITRRRGKKLINQPVMVVGQEKGHGEDFRNGGSIKPWGNSKALKYMKVAAREQIPIHAYVNTPGSYPVEDFPGAAQQIAENIYEMAGLPVPIIAIFSEGGSGGAEAIGMADKRLMLSHGYYSVISPEGAAAIEGHIRGSERAPAELIESCALAQRITAQDNLENGYIDEIIQEPPLGARADHFDFYKQVREQVVRATDEIALSVRGVRLFRAMAMRHFHRHTDIIVRWSLNETARERLIAKRFKKYRKLAQHAYKDNRSLMDKLTATSSGIVSNTSSLLVYGLVKPFRQRVGRIIEEATDEIHVVTGKIDAVVKNGLKKIGIKLDSNKQQEMELTGLSTSQETKPAITSDNGYISPQAKMDREVTCPHAAKRGCLDIWARDLFTDFAGVCPHCGYNFPMEYQWYLHNLFDKDSLQEFNRDIAAGNPTQFPNFDARVDAAKKKTGLQSSCMTFNASLEGINITCATLIANFRGGSVGAAEGEKFIRALELAQTKHQPFLAYVHGTAGIRIQEGVNGLIQMPRCTMAVRKYIEEGGLYIVLYDTNSYAGPVASFLGCSPYQYAVRSSRLGFAGPGVIKETTGIEIPPDYHNCYKGLSRGHIQGVWSRKDIRKNLHQAFLTIGGRNLYYR encoded by the coding sequence ATGAATATAGAAAAGAAATTACAAGATCTTCAGGAACGAGTGACGTATGCCCGCGACATCCTTGGTGGCACGCCCCGATCGGAGTTGGATGCCTTTTCCAAGGAAATAGCGGAGTTCTCTGCCAAAAACACAGAACTCACAGACGAGCTGCAAAACCGTGCGTTGGATTCGCTGGACGCCCGATTGATCGCCATGGAATCCGCCATTGATACGCAACTGACGGCCATGGACAAAGTCCGTATTGTCCGCCATCCACAACGGATGTGCCTCAAGGACATTCTGGAAAATGTCTATGACAATTACACCGAAATCGGTGGCCAGGACGAGCACTCAATCGACCCGGGAATGCTCATTGCCCGTGCCTACATCACCAGACGGCGTGGCAAAAAGCTCATCAATCAGCCGGTCATGGTCGTTGGTCAAGAAAAAGGCCATGGCGAAGACTTTCGTAACGGCGGCTCCATCAAGCCCTGGGGAAACAGCAAGGCCTTGAAATACATGAAGGTCGCGGCTCGGGAACAGATCCCCATCCACGCATATGTCAATACGCCCGGCTCCTACCCGGTGGAAGACTTTCCGGGTGCAGCCCAACAGATTGCTGAAAACATTTATGAAATGGCAGGACTTCCCGTCCCGATCATTGCGATCTTTTCCGAAGGCGGTTCCGGCGGTGCCGAGGCCATTGGCATGGCTGACAAACGGCTGATGCTTTCACACGGCTACTATTCCGTCATTTCTCCCGAGGGAGCGGCCGCCATCGAAGGACATATTCGAGGCTCGGAACGCGCCCCTGCCGAACTCATTGAATCCTGCGCTCTTGCCCAACGCATCACTGCACAGGACAATCTGGAAAACGGCTATATCGATGAAATCATTCAGGAACCACCGCTTGGTGCCCGCGCCGATCATTTTGACTTCTACAAACAGGTTCGAGAACAGGTCGTCAGAGCGACCGATGAAATCGCACTCAGCGTGCGTGGCGTCCGACTGTTCCGGGCCATGGCCATGCGCCATTTTCATCGACACACGGATATCATTGTCCGCTGGTCGCTCAACGAAACGGCCCGCGAACGACTGATCGCCAAACGATTCAAGAAATACCGAAAATTGGCCCAGCACGCCTACAAGGACAATCGGTCCCTGATGGACAAGCTCACGGCCACCAGTTCCGGTATTGTATCCAACACCTCCAGCCTGCTTGTCTACGGCTTGGTTAAACCATTTCGCCAGCGTGTCGGTCGCATCATCGAGGAAGCCACTGACGAAATTCATGTGGTCACCGGCAAAATTGACGCGGTTGTCAAAAACGGTCTCAAAAAAATTGGCATCAAGCTGGATAGCAACAAACAGCAGGAAATGGAGCTGACCGGTCTTTCCACTTCGCAAGAAACAAAGCCCGCAATTACCAGCGACAATGGCTACATCAGCCCGCAGGCCAAAATGGACCGGGAAGTGACCTGTCCACACGCGGCCAAACGCGGCTGTCTCGATATCTGGGCCAGAGACCTGTTCACCGATTTTGCCGGTGTCTGCCCTCATTGCGGATACAATTTCCCCATGGAATATCAGTGGTATCTGCACAATCTCTTTGACAAGGATTCGCTTCAGGAATTCAATCGGGACATTGCGGCGGGCAACCCCACACAATTTCCCAATTTCGATGCTCGTGTGGACGCGGCCAAGAAAAAAACGGGATTGCAATCAAGCTGCATGACTTTCAATGCCAGTCTTGAAGGGATCAACATCACCTGCGCCACGCTGATCGCCAATTTCCGAGGTGGGTCCGTGGGTGCGGCTGAAGGTGAAAAATTCATCCGCGCGCTGGAGCTGGCGCAAACCAAACACCAGCCTTTCCTTGCCTATGTTCACGGAACAGCGGGTATCAGGATTCAGGAAGGTGTTAACGGTCTGATTCAGATGCCACGCTGCACCATGGCTGTTCGCAAATACATCGAGGAAGGCGGCCTGTATATCGTCCTGTATGATACCAATTCATACGCCGGACCTGTTGCCTCGTTCCTTGGATGCTCTCCCTACCAATACGCGGTCCGCTCTTCCCGACTGGGCTTTGCCGGTCCCGGGGTCATCAAGGAAACAACCGGTATCGAAATACCGCCGGACTACCACAATTGCTACAAAGGCCTTTCCAGAGGCCACATTCAGGGCGTGTGGAGCCGCAAGGACATCCGCAAAAATCTGCATCAGGCTTTCCTCACCATCGGTGGTCGAAACCTCTACTACCGATAA